GAAACACGAGGCAGACGAGGAGGAGTGCGGCGGCGTATTCGACCGAGGAGCGATGCCGTCCGCGCGGGCCGCCTCGCCGCTCGAATGCAGCGGGGCGCATGCCGCGGGTTCCCAGGTGGGCTTGATCGAGAGTCATCGTCATCCTCCTCGTGGTCTGTCGTCCGCAGGTCGCAATCCTACTTGACGTGGGACTGCCGTGCCGGCATTGTTGGGCACCGCACCCGAGCCGACCAGCGGGATGCAAGCGAGTGGGATGCACGCGATGAAGAAGACAAGACTGGTGCCCGGTATCGTCCTGACCTGCCTCGCCGCGCTGCTCGCGGCCCTGTCGCCGTTGCGCGCCGAGGACCGGCCGAACTTCATCCTGCTGATGGGCGACGACCACGGCTGGGAAGAGACCGGCTACAACGGGCACGCCCACCTGCAGACGCCGGTGCTCGACAGGATGGCCGCCTCCGGCCTGCGCATGGACCGCTTCTACGCGGCGCACCCGTCCTGCTCGCCCACCCGCGGCAGCGTGCTGACGGGGCGGCATCCGGTGCGCTACGGCACGTTCGCGCCCAACTGGTCGATGCGTCCGGAGGAGATCACCGTCGCCCACGTGCTGCGCGAGGCCGGCTACGCGACCGGCCACTTCGGCAAGTGGCACGTCGGCACCGTGAAGGCCGGCTCGCCGCTCAATCCCGGTGCGATGGGCTTCGACGAGTGGCTGTCGCACGACAACTTCTTCGAGCTGCACCCGACCCTGTCGCGCAACGGCGGCCCGCCCGAGCGTTTCGAGGGGGAGAGCTCGGCGATCGTCGTCGACGAGACCATCCGCTTCATCGAGAAGTCGCGGGATTCCGGCAAGCCGTTCCTGGCCGTCGTCTGGTTCGGATCGCCCCACGAGCCCTACAGCGGGCTGCCGGAGGACCTGGCCCTCTACGACGAGCTGCCGGCGCAGTACGCGGACCGGATGGTGCCGCTGACCTCGAACGAGACCGGTCTGCAGATCGAGCGGCCGCTGGGCGACGTCCTGCGCGAGCGCTACGCCGAGATCACCGCCATGGACCGTGCCATAGGCACGCTGCGCGACTACCTGGACGGGGCGGGGCTGCGCGAGAACACCCTGCTCTGGTACAACGGCGATAACGGGACGCCCCGCAGCGGATTGGCGGAAACACCCCTGCGCGGCCTGAAGGGGACGATGTACGAGGGCGGGATCCGCGTGCCCGGCATCATCGAATGGCCCGCGCGCATTCCGGCGCCGCGCACCACCGATGTGGCCGCGGTCACCAGCGACATGCTCCCCACCCTGGCCGCCCTTGCCGGCCAGCCGGTCCCGAACCGGCCCCTGGACGGGATCGATCTGGAGCCGCTCATCGACGGCCGGATGACTGCACGCCCGGCGCCCATCTTCTTCTGGAGCTTCGACACCGGCGTCCTGGCGGGCCGCGACCACGATCCCTGGATCGATCCGGCCCTGCAGGTGGGCACGACGCCCCTGGTCAAGCTGATGAACGGCATCGCGACCCGCAACTTCGAGAACTTCCGCTATCCGGCCGTCGACGCGCAGGACTTCGGCGGGGCGCGCGTGATGCTGCACGACGACTACAAGCTGGTCGTCGACGGCTCCCGCGGGTCGGGGGCCGAGCTGTTCGACCTGCGCGGCGACAGGGCGGAGAGCCGCGACCTGGCCGCGGTCGAGACCGACGTGCTGCAGGACCTGCGGCAACGGCTGCGGGCGTGGCAGGAATCGGTGCTGCAGAGCCTGACCGGCGCGGACTATCGGTAGCGGCGCGCGGGCGCTCGGTCGATCGCGACCAACTTCGTGCGGATGCTCTACAGCGAGGCGCAGGCGGCCCGGTAGCCGGGAACTGCCCGCCGGACGCGCATCACCGGCGATCGGGCTCCGATCGAGAAATCTCGCGATACCGCCCGCGGAGCCGCCTCTCGAGTTCGGTCACCCTTGCTTCGGCGGCCGTGGCACGGGCCTCCGCGGCGGCTGCGCGGGTCTCGGCCGCCCGGCGCGCCTCGGCTTCCGCCCGGCGCGCCTCGACTTCCGTTCGGCGCGCTTCGGCTTCCTCGTCGTGGCTGAGCAGATCGCAGCCGGTTGCGGGGTCCCGGAAGCGCATTTCCCGCCCCGGGGCCGCCCGCAACTCCAGGCCGAGGGTTCGGCTCCGCAGCGTCAGCGTGCCGTCCCGCGCCGTCGCCGCCGGTTGACGCACGTAACCCGCCGGCGTCAGCCGCTCCCCTTGCAGGCGCGCCGGCAGATGCGCTCCCGCCGGGTCGTACTGCCAGTACTCGCGCACGCCGAGGCGCGCATACAGGGACCGCTTCCGGCCGAGATCATCCCGCCACGTGCTCGGCGAGGCCACCTCCAGCACGAAGGCCGGCGCCCGGCCCTCTTCCCACAGCTTGTAGTTGGGCCGCTCGCGTTTGTCCACACCGAACACCACGAAGACGTCGGGGGCGACCGACAACCGCGGGTTCCCCTCCCGGTAGTAGATAAGCAGATCCCCGGAGACGTACACGTCCTGCCGGCTCTTGAAGTGGCGGGCCAGTGCGCCGATCCCGTACATGATGGCGCTGCGCTGGGCGTCGTTCTCCGCCATCGGCTGGCCGTCGGAGCTCGGGTAGTCGATCGGGACGGCGGCAGGTGCGGGTTGGACCATCGCGGGACCTCTTCAGGCAGGCGCGGCCACGGGGCGCCGGCGGCGCGCACGATTCTCCCAAGCTACCACACGCTGCGACGCCGCTTCCACGTCGGGGCGTCCGTGCGGAAGTGAAAGCACGTATCGTGCCAACCGTCGGCCGACGTCAGTCACTGTCCCGAGCCACTATGCTTTGAGTACCTGCCCATGAACGCCGTCACCTTCGACACGCACGCCGCCGTTCGGAAGCTCCGCGCCGCCGACCTCAGCGAACAGCAGGCCGAAGCACTTGTCGAAGTGTTCAGCCATGTGGTCGGAGAGTCGGCCACCAGGACCGACCTTCGACAATTCAGCGACGGAATCACCGAGCATTTCGCGACCAAAGCGGATCTCGCGGCCCTCGAGACACGCCTGATCAAGTGGATGGCCGGGATCGCCGTAGCTGGTGGCGGACTACTGTTTGCCGCCTTGCGCACCCTCGGGTAGAGAGTCTCGGGCGGGCTCTCCGCGCAACCAGGAACGCGCTACTCCTCCGTGGCCCGGTACCAGATCGGCGACGTCCACGCCCGCTCCTGGATCTGCCAGGGCAGGTCGGGCGCCATGCACGCCGCCGGGCGCTCCTCCTCGGGCAGGGCCGTGCACTGCAGCGCGTTCCAGCGGCAGCTCGGGTTCTCGACCACGCGCGCGTAGTAGACGGCCGAACGGGAGGGGTCGAAGTCGGGATCGGTCCAGACCGCGCACAGGGAGGCGGCGCCGTCGCCGCTGCGCTCGCAGGTCGCCCGCGACACGTCGGCGCCGTTGTCGGCGTCGCCGGCCACGTCGTGGATCGCCTCATGGAACAGGCCGTCGTCGCCCACCCAGCCCTTGATGATCTGGAGGCGCTGCAGCGGCGTTCCCGGGTACGCGTCCGTCCCCGGATCGGCGAGCGCGGTCAGGAAGAAGCTGGGCGCCTCCGTTCCGTCCCGGCCGGGCAGCACGCTGCCCATCGGCACGCCCGCCTCGTACGCGTCGGCGATCATGTCGTCGCTCGCGCACAGGTCGGGCAGGTCCCAGCCGCCGAACAGCCGCGCCTGAATCCGCACGCCGCTGGTGCCGAAGGTTTCCTTGCGCTGCATCGCGTCGAACAGCGAGTCGCGCGAGTTCTCCTCGGCCCAGACGCCGACCAGCCCGCCGGGATTCCGCAGCGGATGCGGGGCGTAGGCATCGGTCGTCAGGCGCTTCTCCAGGTCGGAGTCGACGTTCGAGTTCTGGCCCTGATAGTCGTACTCGTCGGTGTCGCCCGGCAGGCCGTTGTGCCCGTCCGTGCTGGCGATCAGGCCCAGCTGGATGGGGTTGATCCCGATGCGCTCCTCCTGCGCGATGCCTTCGATGAGCGCGTAGCGGACGAAGTCGAGGCGCGACTGGCAGCCCTCGCCGCGCAGCCCGCCCTGCCCGGTGCCGTCCTCGCAGTCGGGGGGGCGCTCGCCGTCGATGTAGCGCACCTTCTCGAAGTCGCACAGCTCGTCCTCGCCGCCGATCACGTTCCACATGCCGCGGCGGCACTCGGACTCGCCCTTGGCCTGCATCATCTCCACCAGCGGCTCCATCTCGCTGCGCAGCGCGGCCCGCGCCCGCTGCTCGTCGATCGGCAGCCCGCCCCAATCCAGAGTGAACATCTGGCCGTTGGAGATGTTGGGGTTGTGGGGGATGGTGAGCGCCTCGCAGCCGGTGCCGGTGTCGTTGCAGCGCGCCTTCAGCCGGGTCCACAGGTCGAGCGGCTGGTCCGCGTCGATCCACGAGATCGGCAGCTCCGGCCCGATCTCGTTGCGCAGGATGACGTTGCGGTGCACCTTGGAGCGGCCCGGCGCCCGCGTGTACTCCCACGCGTGGAACGCCGTGAACGAGCAGTCGCTGGAGCGGTCGTAGTGGCGCTCGGCCGCCGCGCGGGTTGCCTCCCAGGCGGTGAGGAGGCCGTCCCGGCACTGGGTG
This DNA window, taken from Acidobacteriota bacterium, encodes the following:
- a CDS encoding sulfatase-like hydrolase/transferase, which encodes MKKTRLVPGIVLTCLAALLAALSPLRAEDRPNFILLMGDDHGWEETGYNGHAHLQTPVLDRMAASGLRMDRFYAAHPSCSPTRGSVLTGRHPVRYGTFAPNWSMRPEEITVAHVLREAGYATGHFGKWHVGTVKAGSPLNPGAMGFDEWLSHDNFFELHPTLSRNGGPPERFEGESSAIVVDETIRFIEKSRDSGKPFLAVVWFGSPHEPYSGLPEDLALYDELPAQYADRMVPLTSNETGLQIERPLGDVLRERYAEITAMDRAIGTLRDYLDGAGLRENTLLWYNGDNGTPRSGLAETPLRGLKGTMYEGGIRVPGIIEWPARIPAPRTTDVAAVTSDMLPTLAALAGQPVPNRPLDGIDLEPLIDGRMTARPAPIFFWSFDTGVLAGRDHDPWIDPALQVGTTPLVKLMNGIATRNFENFRYPAVDAQDFGGARVMLHDDYKLVVDGSRGSGAELFDLRGDRAESRDLAAVETDVLQDLRQRLRAWQESVLQSLTGADYR
- a CDS encoding Uma2 family endonuclease, whose amino-acid sequence is MAENDAQRSAIMYGIGALARHFKSRQDVYVSGDLLIYYREGNPRLSVAPDVFVVFGVDKRERPNYKLWEEGRAPAFVLEVASPSTWRDDLGRKRSLYARLGVREYWQYDPAGAHLPARLQGERLTPAGYVRQPAATARDGTLTLRSRTLGLELRAAPGREMRFRDPATGCDLLSHDEEAEARRTEVEARRAEAEARRAAETRAAAAEARATAAEARVTELERRLRGRYREISRSEPDRR
- a CDS encoding DUF3604 domain-containing protein, which gives rise to MPTKCGSRRRRAAPTRHENRGAATQLPGCGVRCKRRRSTELDASPRRVGEFRMTALRFAACLLTLVALACGQAEAPPDDAQPRAVGADRPVVEWSPPSAPAQAADLAPREPCAHNDPLRQAFFGDLHTHTAFSLDALGRGGFQTPDDAYRFARGEAIGLSPVDAEGRPMRTAQLDRPLDFAAVTDHSEWLGEVAVCTDPSSPAYDTPVCRGLRPGGNDEERAVWQADRLAGRGPLVCGEDGTQCRDGLLTAWEATRAAAERHYDRSSDCSFTAFHAWEYTRAPGRSKVHRNVILRNEIGPELPISWIDADQPLDLWTRLKARCNDTGTGCEALTIPHNPNISNGQMFTLDWGGLPIDEQRARAALRSEMEPLVEMMQAKGESECRRGMWNVIGGEDELCDFEKVRYIDGERPPDCEDGTGQGGLRGEGCQSRLDFVRYALIEGIAQEERIGINPIQLGLIASTDGHNGLPGDTDEYDYQGQNSNVDSDLEKRLTTDAYAPHPLRNPGGLVGVWAEENSRDSLFDAMQRKETFGTSGVRIQARLFGGWDLPDLCASDDMIADAYEAGVPMGSVLPGRDGTEAPSFFLTALADPGTDAYPGTPLQRLQIIKGWVGDDGLFHEAIHDVAGDADNGADVSRATCERSGDGAASLCAVWTDPDFDPSRSAVYYARVVENPSCRWNALQCTALPEEERPAACMAPDLPWQIQERAWTSPIWYRATEE